The Bifidobacterium animalis subsp. animalis ATCC 25527 genome has a segment encoding these proteins:
- a CDS encoding transglycosylase domain-containing protein, with translation MVYQARTVSSSSSSPRAAHKASTSHRAPKRGQNAPKGPKKRTNRKKGMWWKILLGVLGGLLAIGIGLFTYLYVTTDIPQPEKVAIAEKTTVYYNDGTTEIGSFSEQNREIIDCSVLPDYVGNAIVASEDRSFYRNGGIDIMGMARALYNNLTTGSRQGGSTITQQYAERYYLGDTTSYSGKIREAILAMKIANSQDKQQVLCNYMNTIYLGRGAYGIQAAAKAYFGKEAKDLTVDEAAMIAGIIPAPSMWDPAVNPEQAKSRFTRVIGIMREDGYITGQQASEAKFPETKPVSVSNDLAGPNGYLLTTVENELVASKAFTKDELETGGYKIVSTLDPNMQKIMQTVGDDRPEGMPESIQVGGIALDQKTGSVKAIYGGSDYLKHQLNNATQANFQPGSTMKPFGLLGAAMDDVNFNTMFNGNSPERFETTPGTWAEVPNALNMSWGTINLKQATANSVNTVFMNVNQHLTPKKFAQIAHDAGITGDIQEDTLYNILGINSLTVWDLAQGHSTIANDGTKNTLHIVDRVLKGDKEMYKPNLGTKQVFDANDCMLVQNAMLGTTQYGTAAGTAATLGRQVAGKSGTANDETAASFVGYTPSLMNVWAIWNPGENGESQIVPEFAGYGVSSTGYPSHLFTEFMAQALAGQPAETFATPVDNGKIGGPNGDWGLGGQRYVPSTNNGTQQQQQNEQQQDSQNKQESNDSNTSNESSNNGDAKQNEQQQTTPENTKSPEQSQPENGNTNGNSGGGTGGNNGSNNGSNNNGSNSGDSGNSGNQNGNGGGNSGGQNNTGNGEQSQR, from the coding sequence ATGGTCTACCAAGCACGTACCGTCAGTTCAAGCTCAAGCTCGCCGCGCGCCGCGCACAAGGCGTCCACGTCGCACCGCGCGCCCAAGCGCGGACAGAACGCGCCGAAAGGGCCGAAGAAGCGCACGAACCGCAAAAAAGGAATGTGGTGGAAGATTCTGCTCGGTGTGCTCGGCGGTCTGCTGGCGATCGGCATCGGCCTGTTCACCTACCTGTATGTGACCACTGACATTCCGCAGCCGGAGAAGGTCGCCATCGCCGAGAAAACCACGGTCTACTACAACGACGGCACCACCGAGATCGGCTCGTTCTCCGAGCAGAACCGCGAGATCATAGATTGCTCCGTGCTGCCGGACTACGTGGGCAACGCGATTGTCGCCTCCGAGGACCGCTCATTCTACCGCAACGGCGGCATTGACATCATGGGCATGGCGCGCGCGCTGTACAACAATCTGACCACGGGATCGCGGCAGGGCGGCTCCACGATCACGCAGCAGTATGCGGAACGGTATTATCTGGGCGACACCACCTCGTATTCGGGCAAGATTCGCGAGGCCATACTCGCCATGAAGATCGCGAATTCGCAGGACAAGCAGCAGGTGCTGTGCAACTACATGAACACGATCTACCTAGGCCGCGGCGCCTACGGCATACAGGCGGCGGCGAAAGCGTACTTCGGCAAGGAGGCAAAGGACCTCACCGTGGACGAGGCGGCGATGATCGCCGGCATCATCCCGGCACCGAGCATGTGGGACCCGGCGGTGAACCCGGAGCAGGCGAAAAGCAGATTCACGCGTGTGATCGGCATCATGCGCGAAGACGGTTACATCACCGGGCAGCAGGCCAGCGAGGCGAAGTTCCCCGAGACGAAGCCGGTGTCGGTGAGCAACGATCTGGCCGGGCCGAACGGCTACCTGCTCACCACCGTGGAGAACGAGCTCGTGGCGAGCAAGGCGTTCACCAAAGACGAGCTCGAGACCGGCGGATACAAGATCGTGAGCACGCTCGACCCGAACATGCAGAAGATCATGCAGACGGTGGGAGATGACCGGCCGGAAGGCATGCCGGAGAGCATTCAGGTGGGCGGCATCGCGCTCGACCAGAAGACCGGCTCGGTGAAGGCGATCTACGGCGGCAGCGACTACCTCAAGCACCAGCTCAACAACGCCACGCAGGCGAACTTCCAGCCGGGCTCCACCATGAAGCCCTTCGGCCTGCTCGGCGCCGCAATGGACGACGTGAACTTCAACACGATGTTCAACGGCAATTCGCCCGAACGCTTCGAGACAACGCCGGGCACGTGGGCGGAGGTGCCGAACGCGCTCAACATGAGCTGGGGCACGATCAACCTCAAGCAGGCGACCGCGAACTCGGTGAACACGGTGTTCATGAACGTGAACCAGCACCTGACGCCGAAGAAGTTCGCGCAGATCGCGCATGACGCGGGCATCACCGGCGACATTCAGGAAGACACGCTCTACAACATCCTCGGCATCAACTCGCTCACCGTGTGGGATCTCGCGCAGGGGCACTCGACCATCGCGAACGACGGCACGAAGAACACGCTGCACATTGTCGACCGCGTGCTCAAGGGCGACAAGGAGATGTACAAGCCGAACCTCGGCACCAAGCAGGTGTTCGACGCGAACGACTGCATGCTCGTGCAGAACGCGATGCTCGGCACCACGCAATACGGCACCGCGGCGGGCACGGCGGCCACGCTCGGCCGGCAGGTCGCGGGCAAGTCGGGCACGGCGAACGACGAGACGGCGGCCTCCTTCGTGGGCTACACGCCGTCGCTGATGAACGTGTGGGCGATCTGGAATCCGGGCGAGAACGGCGAATCGCAGATCGTGCCGGAATTCGCGGGCTACGGCGTGAGCTCGACCGGCTACCCGTCGCATCTGTTCACCGAGTTCATGGCGCAGGCGCTCGCCGGGCAGCCGGCGGAGACCTTCGCCACGCCGGTCGACAACGGCAAGATCGGCGGCCCGAACGGCGACTGGGGTCTGGGCGGCCAGCGGTACGTGCCGAGCACAAACAATGGCACGCAGCAACAGCAGCAGAACGAGCAGCAGCAGGATTCGCAGAACAAGCAGGAGTCGAACGATTCCAACACCTCGAACGAATCTTCGAACAACGGCGATGCGAAGCAGAACGAGCAGCAGCAGACCACGCCGGAAAACACGAAGAGCCCCGAGCAGTCGCAGCCCGAGAACGGCAACACCAACGGCAATAGCGGCGGTGGAACCGGCGGCAACAACGGCAGCAACAACGGCAGCAACAACAATGGTTCGAATTCCGGCGATTCCGGGAACTCCGGCAACCAGAACGGCAATGGCGGCGGCAACAGCGGCGGCCAGAACAACACCGGAAACGGTGAGCAATCGCAGCGATAG
- a CDS encoding inositol-3-phosphate synthase, protein MSIRVAIAGVGNCASSLVQGVEYYKDTKDEDKIPGLMHNNFGGYRVRDIEFVTAFDVDADKVGKDLSEAIGASQNNTIKFADVPNLGVEVLRGPTHDGLGEYYREMITESDEEPVDVAQVLRDKKVDVLVSYLPVGSEEADKAYAQAAMDAGVAFVNCLPVFIASDPEWAQKFRDAGVPIIGDDIKSQVGATITHRVLARLFEDRGVRLDRTYQLNVGGNMDFMNMLQRSRLESKKISKTRAVTSVVPHEMDPHNVHIGPSDYVAWLDDRKFAFVRLEGTTFGDVPLSLEYKLQVWDSPNSAGIVIDAVRAAKIALDRGLAGPVLAPSSYFMKSPAVQHEDTEARQLVEAFIKGDVEANEEELNADVAAAKAAGKDVWKA, encoded by the coding sequence ATGAGCATTCGCGTGGCTATTGCCGGTGTGGGTAATTGCGCCTCGTCACTGGTGCAGGGTGTCGAGTATTACAAGGACACCAAGGACGAAGACAAGATTCCCGGCCTCATGCACAACAATTTCGGCGGATACCGCGTTCGCGACATCGAATTCGTGACCGCGTTCGACGTTGATGCCGACAAGGTTGGCAAGGACCTCTCCGAAGCGATCGGCGCCTCGCAGAACAACACGATCAAGTTCGCGGATGTCCCGAACCTCGGCGTCGAGGTGCTGCGCGGACCGACCCACGACGGTCTCGGCGAGTACTACCGCGAGATGATCACCGAGAGCGACGAGGAGCCGGTGGACGTGGCCCAGGTGCTGCGCGACAAGAAGGTCGACGTGCTCGTCTCCTACCTGCCGGTGGGTTCCGAAGAGGCCGACAAGGCCTACGCCCAGGCCGCCATGGATGCCGGTGTGGCCTTCGTCAACTGCCTGCCCGTGTTCATCGCCTCCGACCCTGAGTGGGCCCAGAAGTTCCGCGATGCCGGCGTGCCGATCATCGGCGACGACATCAAGAGCCAGGTCGGCGCCACGATCACGCACCGCGTGCTCGCCCGCCTGTTCGAAGACCGCGGTGTGCGCCTCGACCGCACCTACCAGCTCAATGTGGGCGGCAACATGGACTTCATGAACATGTTGCAGCGTTCGCGCCTCGAGTCCAAGAAGATTTCGAAGACGCGCGCCGTCACCTCCGTGGTGCCTCACGAGATGGATCCGCACAACGTGCACATCGGCCCGTCCGACTATGTGGCATGGCTCGACGACCGCAAGTTCGCATTCGTGCGCCTCGAAGGTACGACCTTCGGCGATGTTCCGCTGAGCCTCGAATACAAGCTGCAGGTGTGGGATTCGCCGAACTCCGCCGGCATCGTGATCGACGCCGTGCGCGCCGCCAAGATCGCCCTCGACCGCGGTCTGGCCGGCCCGGTGCTCGCGCCGTCCTCCTACTTCATGAAGTCCCCGGCCGTCCAGCATGAGGACACCGAGGCCCGCCAGCTCGTCGAAGCCTTCATCAAGGGTGACGTCGAAGCCAACGAGGAGGAGCTCAACGCCGATGTCGCAGCCGCCAAGGCCGCCGGCAAGGACGTATGGAAGGCCTGA
- a CDS encoding phosphatase PAP2 family protein → MSEHDETNTNAQSAPADDTQWSVLQERVDVRADKPNQDPRIAAQIDAARARGFVPLSESESERTAKNSPEDLQAQIEAGLTQVDPLMIRPRTSSRILCGVLALVFALLAFGSYWLGVHTLKGQGYEDLVIDNFANYTPQWLLEHNLGLTDSVVVISVSIALGAIAVFVALLRRRWWLAGQLAAFAAVSFACARVLKPALPRPLLMQIHSSTANSAPSGHTMLAITAGLMLVCAVPRAWRAACALLAAAYSMLVGVFVIADKWHRPCDVLMAVFLVGALAMLMLLFTRTSGMDRPGKRVSSASVQIASTVLITLGICGFAYAGYVIWQIFPGLEYGVAWSTGGACMSAGVLVIAVNALVVGAVLAVRQLTASPLTRLGQIGAPPAPPRR, encoded by the coding sequence ATGAGCGAGCACGACGAGACGAATACCAACGCACAATCTGCCCCCGCAGACGACACACAGTGGAGCGTGCTGCAGGAGCGCGTGGACGTACGCGCAGACAAACCGAATCAGGACCCGCGCATCGCCGCACAGATTGATGCCGCCCGCGCGCGTGGCTTCGTGCCGCTGTCCGAAAGCGAAAGCGAGCGCACGGCCAAGAATTCGCCGGAGGATCTGCAAGCCCAAATCGAAGCCGGGCTCACGCAGGTCGATCCGCTGATGATTCGCCCGCGCACCTCGAGCCGCATCCTGTGCGGGGTGCTCGCGCTCGTGTTCGCACTGCTCGCATTCGGCTCGTACTGGCTCGGCGTGCACACGCTCAAAGGCCAGGGCTACGAAGACCTCGTCATCGACAATTTCGCGAACTACACGCCGCAGTGGCTGCTCGAACATAATCTGGGACTCACCGATTCCGTGGTCGTGATCAGCGTGAGCATCGCGCTCGGTGCCATCGCCGTGTTCGTCGCGCTGTTGCGCCGCCGTTGGTGGCTCGCCGGCCAGCTCGCCGCATTCGCCGCCGTGAGTTTCGCCTGCGCGCGCGTGCTCAAACCGGCACTCCCTCGGCCACTGCTTATGCAGATTCATTCGTCCACCGCGAACTCCGCGCCCAGCGGACACACGATGCTCGCCATCACCGCCGGACTCATGCTCGTCTGCGCGGTGCCCCGGGCGTGGCGCGCCGCCTGCGCCCTGCTCGCCGCCGCCTATTCCATGCTCGTGGGCGTCTTTGTGATCGCAGACAAATGGCACCGCCCCTGCGACGTGCTCATGGCCGTGTTCCTTGTGGGCGCGCTCGCGATGCTCATGTTGCTGTTCACGCGCACGAGCGGCATGGACCGCCCCGGCAAGCGCGTCTCGTCCGCCAGCGTGCAGATTGCCTCGACCGTGCTCATCACGCTCGGCATCTGCGGTTTCGCCTACGCCGGCTATGTTATTTGGCAGATTTTCCCCGGACTCGAATACGGCGTCGCCTGGTCGACGGGCGGCGCGTGCATGTCCGCCGGCGTGCTCGTGATTGCGGTGAACGCGCTCGTCGTCGGCGCTGTGCTGGCCGTGCGTCAGCTCACCGCGTCGCCGCTCACGCGCCTGGGCCAGATCGGCGCCCCGCCTGCGCCTCCGCGCCGCTGA
- the topA gene encoding type I DNA topoisomerase — protein MTTGSKLVIVESPAKAKKIGGYLGDGYTVLASVGHIRDLAQPSQVPADEKAKFGKFGVDVNDGFKPYYIVGPEKKKTVSELRSALRNASELYLATDEDREGEAIAWHLVQTLKPKVPVKRMVFHEITPEAIRTSLDHTREVDNNMVDAQETRRVLDRLYGYELSPVLWRKVGPGLSAGRVQSVATRLIVERERERMAFVRAPYWDVVATLCAPDALGEMTDFESRMIALNGTRLATSKDFKSDGTLTDAARTDGALQLGESQAGELADALADARFRVISVEKKPYRRRPQPPFTTSTMQQAAGNRLGMSSRQTMRAAQSLYENGYITYMRTDSVTLSHEAIEAARESVAKNFGAQYLPEKPKQYATKTAGAQEAHECIRPAGSHFRDPSQLATLPPDQLKLYTLIWQRTLASQMADATGSTATARFAASAGGLGEATFQSSGTVIEFPGFMRVTGERGGSGKKGEESASLPPLAEGAELPAKNVLADGHETQPPARYTEASLVKTLEAKEIGRPSTYASIISTIIDRGYVYERGRALIPSWLAFAVTKLLETKFPKYVDYQFTADMENGLDQIAHGNETGREWLTQFYFGSGADSARSADEAHEGLQRQVAQLGEIDAREINTIPIGDGIHVRVGRYGPYLEDTKDLDAEGNPKRASIPDTVAPDELTVGEARKLIASNAGGPRVLGTDPATGGTVEVRNGRFGPYVALVAPESANETAAAGKKKTAEPKPKMASLFKSMKPETVTLDDALRLLSLPRTVCTYDEVDAKTGETVSVTISASNGRYGPYLTKTRADGGASETRSLESEDAIFTVDEAHAQALFAQPKYGRGRGATKPPLRTLGPDPESKREVSIKEGFYGAYITDGETNRSLPKQYDPKTISAEDAFRLLAEKRAAGPTKKRGRKGKASAKSSAKGTAKGRKATPKKSATEMARDKRREQVRELAAKGWANTRIAKEIGSSASTVKADVEYLEANEGFTRPPVVPAK, from the coding sequence ATGACCACCGGCAGCAAGCTCGTCATAGTGGAGTCTCCCGCCAAGGCGAAGAAGATCGGCGGGTATCTCGGAGACGGCTACACCGTTCTGGCTTCGGTGGGCCATATTCGCGACCTCGCACAGCCGAGCCAGGTTCCGGCGGACGAGAAGGCGAAGTTCGGCAAGTTCGGCGTGGATGTGAACGACGGGTTCAAGCCGTACTACATAGTCGGCCCGGAGAAGAAGAAAACCGTCTCCGAACTGCGGTCCGCACTGCGCAATGCCAGCGAACTCTACCTCGCCACCGATGAGGATCGCGAAGGCGAAGCGATTGCGTGGCATCTCGTGCAGACGCTCAAGCCGAAGGTGCCGGTCAAGCGCATGGTGTTCCACGAGATCACGCCGGAGGCGATCCGCACATCGCTCGACCACACGCGCGAAGTGGACAACAACATGGTGGACGCGCAGGAGACCCGCCGCGTGCTCGACCGCCTGTACGGCTATGAGCTGTCGCCGGTGCTGTGGCGCAAGGTGGGTCCGGGCCTCTCCGCCGGCCGAGTGCAGTCGGTGGCCACGCGTCTCATTGTGGAGCGCGAACGCGAGCGCATGGCGTTCGTGCGTGCGCCGTACTGGGATGTCGTGGCGACGTTGTGCGCTCCGGACGCGCTCGGCGAGATGACCGATTTCGAATCGCGCATGATCGCGCTCAATGGCACTCGTCTGGCTACGTCCAAGGATTTCAAGTCGGACGGCACGCTCACCGACGCCGCGCGCACGGATGGCGCGTTGCAGCTGGGTGAATCGCAGGCCGGCGAGCTTGCCGATGCGCTCGCCGACGCCCGCTTCCGCGTGATCTCGGTGGAGAAGAAGCCGTATCGCAGGCGCCCGCAACCGCCGTTCACCACGTCGACCATGCAGCAGGCCGCCGGCAACAGGCTCGGCATGAGCTCGCGGCAGACGATGCGCGCGGCCCAGAGTCTGTACGAGAACGGGTACATCACCTATATGCGCACCGATTCGGTGACGCTGTCGCATGAGGCCATCGAAGCCGCGCGCGAGAGCGTGGCGAAGAACTTCGGCGCACAGTACCTGCCCGAAAAGCCCAAGCAGTATGCGACGAAGACCGCGGGCGCGCAGGAGGCGCACGAGTGTATTCGCCCCGCCGGCTCGCACTTCCGCGATCCCTCGCAGCTCGCCACGTTGCCGCCCGATCAGCTCAAGCTGTACACGCTGATCTGGCAGCGCACGCTCGCCTCGCAGATGGCCGATGCCACCGGTTCCACCGCCACCGCGCGCTTTGCCGCATCTGCGGGCGGACTCGGCGAGGCGACGTTCCAGTCGTCGGGCACGGTGATCGAATTCCCCGGCTTCATGCGCGTGACCGGCGAGCGCGGCGGCTCGGGCAAGAAGGGCGAGGAGAGTGCGTCGCTGCCGCCGCTCGCCGAGGGTGCCGAATTGCCTGCGAAGAACGTGCTTGCAGACGGCCATGAGACGCAACCGCCGGCACGCTACACTGAGGCGTCGCTCGTGAAGACTCTGGAGGCCAAGGAGATCGGCCGTCCGTCGACGTACGCGAGCATCATCTCGACGATCATCGACCGCGGGTATGTGTACGAGCGCGGGCGCGCGCTAATCCCCAGCTGGCTCGCCTTCGCCGTGACCAAGCTGCTCGAGACGAAGTTCCCCAAGTACGTGGACTACCAGTTCACCGCCGATATGGAGAACGGTCTCGACCAGATCGCGCATGGCAACGAGACCGGCCGCGAATGGCTCACCCAGTTCTACTTCGGTTCGGGTGCGGATTCCGCGCGCTCGGCCGACGAGGCTCATGAGGGACTGCAACGCCAGGTCGCGCAGCTCGGCGAGATCGACGCCCGTGAGATCAACACGATTCCGATCGGCGACGGCATCCATGTGCGCGTGGGGCGCTATGGCCCGTATTTGGAAGACACGAAGGACCTGGACGCCGAGGGCAATCCGAAGCGCGCCTCAATCCCCGACACCGTCGCGCCCGACGAACTCACGGTGGGCGAGGCACGCAAGCTCATCGCCAGCAATGCGGGCGGTCCGCGCGTGCTGGGCACCGATCCGGCCACCGGAGGCACCGTCGAGGTGCGCAATGGCAGATTCGGCCCATATGTGGCGTTGGTGGCGCCGGAATCTGCGAATGAGACTGCTGCGGCCGGCAAGAAGAAGACCGCAGAGCCGAAGCCGAAGATGGCGTCGCTGTTCAAGAGCATGAAACCGGAGACGGTCACGCTCGACGACGCGCTGCGTTTGCTGAGCCTGCCACGCACCGTGTGCACGTATGACGAGGTGGATGCGAAGACCGGTGAGACGGTCTCGGTCACGATCAGCGCGAGCAACGGCCGCTACGGCCCGTACCTGACGAAGACGCGCGCGGACGGCGGCGCTTCGGAAACGCGCTCGCTCGAGTCTGAAGACGCGATCTTCACCGTTGACGAGGCCCATGCGCAGGCATTGTTCGCGCAGCCGAAGTACGGCCGTGGGCGCGGTGCCACGAAGCCGCCGCTGCGCACGCTCGGGCCCGACCCGGAGTCGAAGCGCGAGGTGAGCATCAAGGAAGGATTCTACGGCGCGTATATCACCGACGGCGAGACGAACCGCTCGCTGCCCAAGCAGTACGATCCGAAGACCATCTCCGCCGAGGACGCGTTCCGCCTGCTCGCCGAGAAGCGTGCCGCCGGCCCGACCAAGAAGCGGGGCCGCAAGGGGAAGGCCAGCGCGAAATCCAGCGCGAAAGGCACAGCGAAGGGCAGGAAGGCCACGCCGAAGAAGTCCGCCACCGAGATGGCCCGCGACAAGCGCCGCGAGCAGGTGCGCGAACTGGCGGCCAAGGGCTGGGCGAACACGCGCATCGCGAAGGAGATCGGCTCCTCGGCCTCCACGGTGAAGGCCGACGTCGAGTATTTGGAGGCGAACGAAGGCTTCACCCGCCCGCCGGTCGTCCCCGCCAAGTAG
- the tmk gene encoding dTMP kinase produces the protein MGAGLFISFEGVDGAGKTTQVNLLADHLRTLGREVVVTREPGGTALGTQIRAMLLTANPDEEISSRTEALLFAADRAQHVSEVIRPALERGAIVITDRYLDSSLAYQSGGRELTADDIGTLSMWATNNLLPARTYLLDIDPRASHTRLEHAEDRMESAGDDFQQRTRTAFLELAAAQPQRFRVIDAQQSVEKIAGLICDDVANLLE, from the coding sequence ATGGGCGCAGGACTGTTCATTTCGTTCGAAGGTGTGGACGGCGCCGGCAAGACGACGCAGGTGAATCTGCTCGCAGACCACCTGCGCACGCTCGGCCGCGAGGTGGTCGTCACGCGCGAGCCGGGTGGCACCGCGCTCGGCACGCAGATCCGCGCCATGCTGCTCACCGCGAATCCCGACGAGGAGATCTCCTCGCGCACCGAGGCGTTGCTGTTCGCCGCCGACCGCGCCCAGCACGTGAGCGAAGTCATCCGCCCGGCGCTCGAGCGCGGCGCCATCGTCATCACCGACCGTTACCTTGACTCCTCGCTCGCCTACCAGTCCGGCGGCCGCGAGCTCACTGCCGACGACATCGGGACTCTAAGCATGTGGGCCACGAACAATCTGCTGCCCGCGCGCACCTACTTGCTCGACATCGACCCGCGCGCCTCGCACACGCGCCTCGAGCACGCCGAAGACCGCATGGAATCCGCCGGCGACGACTTCCAGCAGCGCACGCGCACGGCGTTCCTCGAGCTCGCGGCCGCGCAGCCGCAGCGCTTCCGCGTGATCGACGCGCAGCAGTCCGTGGAGAAAATCGCCGGATTGATTTGCGACGACGTCGCGAATCTGCTTGAGTAA
- a CDS encoding DNA polymerase III subunit delta', translated as MSVWDAIVGQPKVVEELRRVAEGDGRGVAQSWLICGPAGSGTMQVARAFAAALESPDHGEGELPTKITSQILADRFPDVVTLSTDKVTIGIDEVRDLVTLSEQMPSTAPWRIITIENTERMLERTTNVLLKEIEEPSAHTIWLLCAPSAQDVLPTIRSRTRLVTLGVPVADEIATWLEREVRVLEDPMKRERARAKASGGRADAKAARAGKSAKAPKTAPTPEPCPVSRETAVRIARLCEGNLDIARLYAQYPSVLRERDRLVNNVLKMTRASQAVIFAGELYGSAQEQANERAEQAAGERQAEFRKLNGLAPDEMVPADLRRAYTALAKKDDIKRHATRMTRDVLDRAFTTIASIYRDVAVFQNDAEGSVGLINIENRDVIAELSAQLTREQTLARMDAISTARRRIAGNGNALLDIEALFCALLPERR; from the coding sequence ATGAGTGTGTGGGATGCAATCGTAGGGCAGCCGAAGGTTGTCGAGGAACTCAGGCGCGTCGCCGAGGGTGACGGGCGCGGCGTGGCGCAGTCGTGGCTGATCTGCGGGCCGGCCGGCTCGGGCACCATGCAGGTCGCGCGCGCGTTCGCCGCCGCGCTGGAGAGCCCCGACCACGGCGAGGGCGAGCTGCCGACGAAGATCACCTCGCAGATTCTCGCAGACCGCTTCCCCGACGTCGTCACACTCTCCACCGACAAGGTGACGATCGGCATCGACGAAGTGCGCGATCTGGTCACGCTCAGCGAGCAGATGCCGAGCACCGCGCCTTGGCGAATCATCACCATCGAGAACACCGAACGTATGCTCGAGCGCACGACGAACGTGCTGCTCAAGGAGATCGAGGAGCCTTCCGCGCACACGATCTGGCTGCTGTGTGCGCCGAGCGCGCAGGATGTGCTGCCCACGATCCGTTCGCGCACGCGGCTCGTCACACTTGGCGTGCCCGTGGCCGACGAGATCGCGACCTGGCTGGAACGCGAGGTGCGCGTGCTCGAAGACCCGATGAAGCGCGAGCGCGCGCGGGCGAAGGCGAGCGGCGGCCGGGCGGATGCGAAGGCGGCGCGCGCCGGGAAATCTGCGAAGGCGCCCAAGACGGCTCCCACTCCCGAACCGTGCCCAGTTTCACGTGAAACGGCAGTGCGCATTGCGCGGCTGTGCGAGGGGAATCTCGACATCGCGCGGCTCTACGCGCAATACCCGAGCGTGCTGCGGGAGCGCGACCGGCTTGTGAACAATGTGCTGAAGATGACCCGCGCATCGCAGGCGGTCATCTTCGCGGGCGAACTGTATGGGTCCGCGCAGGAGCAGGCGAACGAACGCGCTGAGCAGGCGGCTGGGGAGCGGCAGGCGGAATTCCGCAAACTCAACGGACTCGCGCCCGACGAGATGGTGCCTGCCGATCTTCGCCGCGCATACACCGCGCTCGCCAAAAAAGACGACATCAAGCGGCACGCCACGCGCATGACCCGCGATGTGCTCGACCGCGCGTTCACCACGATCGCCAGCATCTACCGCGACGTCGCCGTGTTCCAGAACGATGCCGAGGGGTCGGTGGGACTCATCAACATCGAGAACCGCGACGTCATAGCCGAGCTCTCCGCACAGCTCACCCGCGAGCAGACCCTCGCACGCATGGACGCCATCTCCACTGCACGCCGGCGCATCGCGGGCAATGGCAACGCGTTGCTTGACATCGAGGCGCTGTTCTGCGCGCTGCTGCCCGAACGTCGCTAG
- a CDS encoding YbhB/YbcL family Raf kinase inhibitor-like protein: MLVSADFNTIPEQYAKNAPEDARVDGVPCVSLPFYIDHLNPAAKYLHWEFSDPDSIPVCGFEWIHWTMANLPVAALMFDPSDAHALQIPPDFSRRVTAMIPEAVQGRNSQASPLYGQDQQNLQLVAHYTGPQPPDKDHGYVLQIWGTTSPIEGLKLGFWLNEMLHGLEHSQVVDGGGITLIGKC, translated from the coding sequence ATGTTAGTTTCCGCAGATTTCAACACAATCCCCGAGCAGTATGCCAAGAACGCGCCCGAAGATGCCCGCGTCGACGGCGTGCCCTGCGTCTCGCTCCCGTTCTATATCGACCATCTCAACCCGGCTGCCAAGTATTTGCACTGGGAATTCAGCGACCCGGATTCCATTCCGGTGTGCGGATTCGAATGGATACACTGGACCATGGCGAATCTGCCGGTCGCCGCGCTCATGTTCGACCCGTCCGACGCGCACGCCTTGCAGATTCCGCCGGACTTCTCGCGCCGCGTCACCGCGATGATCCCGGAGGCCGTGCAGGGCCGCAATTCGCAAGCGTCGCCGCTGTACGGGCAGGATCAGCAGAATCTGCAGCTCGTCGCGCACTACACCGGACCGCAGCCGCCGGACAAGGACCACGGCTACGTACTGCAGATCTGGGGCACCACCTCGCCGATCGAAGGCCTGAAGCTCGGCTTCTGGCTCAACGAGATGCTCCACGGCCTCGAGCATTCGCAGGTCGTCGACGGCGGCGGCATCACGCTGATCGGCAAGTGCTGA